The stretch of DNA ATTTTTTGTGTGAAATAAGTTAAATAAGTGACTCTAATATGATGATATCcagatgagattttttttttaaaacaatgagaTGATCCAATCTCTTAAAACTTATTTTAGTTGTAGAGCTAATGTCAAAAGATAGAGGCACATAAGGAGGCATTAATACCAAAACTTTAGTCAATGATGTCTCCTCTGGTTGGTGTATGTTGTCTGTTCATTTACTAAGAGATTAATCATATTATTCAATGtagtaaatatatattttgagtttgtgtcatagcaaaCAATAAATTGAAAAATTGTTTTGGTCTTTAGAAAGGAGTTAGGAGTTAAAATTAGACACAATACACACATGTATGTACCGTATAGATAGTGGGGGTTGAGGAGATAAGCTGTGCCAGGTGCCTGGGATCCCCCCCTCTCCATTTGTTAAAATTATTGGTAGAAATGTGAAACCTCTACAttgaaatatgaaaatgaatatGTAAATTATATACAAAAAGTCTTGCTATTTGAATCAGTTCTAGTTCTCCTTCCAGGCCAAGATGATTGACCAATAGAACTCCACCTGTAAGATGTTCAAATTAAACATTTGGATGAAGACTCTCTTTTGAAGGAATGTTTCTCAATCTGAGCATTTATATTCACAAAATGGACATCACATTTTTCCCACTACTAAATTACTAAATCAATTGCAAACTTGCTTTCTGTATGTAGACTTTAGAAGTTTGCAGCTGTAAATGCATGTACAGGCAATGGTAATCTCCTGAGATGTCAGAAGTATTACCCGAGGACCTAGCAAAAACCATGTAATTAGAAACTGGCAACACAGATCTCATATCCTAGTACTATATTAATACTTAAGGCATTTAAATTATTAGCATTTTCTGATGCGGCAGAGTTTGCATTGAACTGCGCGTGGCAGACCGAACAGAACTAAATAATGGCCACAATTCCACCTTTTACCTAAAGATTCAACCTTTACCTTCTTGAGGGTGTCCCGAAGACCACCCATGCACagataaatgcataaataaatacaggcaCAATGCACAATGCATTAACCTTTAACAATTGATAAAATGATTTCATATAGTTAAAAGAAACAGTCAGTCCATTCCAGCCATCACACTAACTCTTGGTGTAGCCAGAATCATGAGCTGGCTAAACACAACTAAAGTTTACTGTAGCCTACATGGATCAGTTTACTGTAGCTGATGGCAGCCCCTCAGAAGGAggccacacacaccacactgaaCTGGAGCAACTACCAGACAGGGACACTGCAGCTTTgccagaggaaaaagagggtGTCCAACAAGGCCCTTATCAGGGGCCACAAATCAGCTGCACCAGGTATCATCACAGGCATACCACACACCTGCCGGGGGCACCTTggcaattaaaaaacaaacggGGGAATGCAGGCGAGACAtacaacagacacacatgtaCCCATTAAATATCCAGTTACTATTTATTGGTCACATTTAAACCAAAAGGGTCCAGATTTAGAGTGAGAATAGTTAAGTCAATTTTGACAGAATTGAGGGGAGACACTTTCTTCAGTAGTAAAGCATTGAAGCAGCGATATAACTTTTAAAGAGACCAAAGAGAAAGTCTGAAGCGATGTGATGACGCAAGATGACGTCAGACGTAGTTCCCAAACGGGCGTTGACGGCTTCAACTTTACAGCGCAACTTCCTCACTTCTGAGCCGCCGCCGCTTCACTGACCGTCGTTCATCTCACAATGAGGTACAGTCCGACTAAAAACCTTATAATGAACACATTTTCATTAAGGATCAATTGCCCTGcgttattaaaatatttatctGAGCGTAAATTGCGTTGTGTTATTGGTAGATAACGCTTGATACATTTTGTAACATTAAACTTTTAACTGTCCTCTTAACTCTTCCTGGCTACCAGCGAATAATTTTGGTATTACGGTTGCTTGTATCACGTGTACAGTAAACTGTTTTTAGACGTCTTCAGGTGACACTACGCGTGCTTTAATGTCAGGTACATGTAGTTTTGTTGTCAATGGCGAGCTTCCATTTATGATAGTTATATTCTCCATAGATCGAAGAGACCCGGGGGCTTCACATATCATGGTCACATTCAGGACAAGGTGGCTCCTGCCCATGCTCTTGCTGAACCTGCCAAAGTGCTTTACTCTAGGTCGTAAGTCTGCTAGTACAACCAAACTGATGTGTCAAATACTGTACTGTATAAATATTTATACTCTTCCGTGGTCCCTCTGCTTTAGTTCTGCATACACATGTTACATTCAACACATCTAATGATATAGCTCTACAAAGTGTttgttgaaaaataaaataatacttACTATGTTATTGTATTGAATCATTTATTGTGATAAACAGGATGAACATTCAAGATAATGTTCTCAATAGAATTAAACAGTGTTGTTTTGAATGTATGTCTCTTCCATTGTTCATTGTGTACTCTGTCTTAAAGGGTATCTAGTATGTAGGAGGGAAGAGGGCACTTTCAGCTCAATCATTCACtgtgctttcatttcctgttaatGTAACCAGTAAAAGACTTCTCAGCACTGTGGTGTGTGCAGAATCATattgaaaacagctttttttatgCACAATCTTCAGGAAATGGGAGGGAATACGCttctcataaaaataaaaaatgagggTTTGAGAGGATGCAACtctcaattttatttatttattttattttgttcttttatagaaacaaatAACAAATGACTCAATGGTTTTGATGGTTAATTTTACCCAATTTAGTTTAGATTTAATTAGCTGTTCTTAACAATgtaataaattgttttttttaatatacagtaGGTTAAACCTTTACAGgggcttttttcttcctctttatgtTTGGCCTTTCTCCTGTGATGTTCCCCCAGGTCGCCCTGCTCCTCCCTCAACTCCACACTGTTACATTCCATGTGATGTGAACGATTGTTTTGGTGACGTGTACTGTTCATGGGAACACATGCAGAACTCCCAGATACCCACAAACTACAGTCTTCATTGGCGGTCAACACATAACAAGTAAGCAATTTGCCTATACTGTTTTGAAAGTACTTATCCACTAAATTTAGGGAAGTGGGGAAGCTGTCTGAACACTTTTTTCTCTCAACTCATCTTGCATTGTCTTTCAGTGAAGAGCAAGGAATCACCAGAACCAGTTTTAGTGGTTTGATTCACCGTGACCATTTTTCTGATCCTGCTGAGCTTTTTGTTTGGGTCCAAGCTAAGAACCAATACGGTTCTGCCAAATCTAACATGCTCATCTTTAATACAACAGACATCAGTAAGTAAGAATCTGTTATAGTGGTAATATAATGCCATTTCTTTCAGGCAATTTTGACAAaagatttgaaatgaaagaaagactTAATATggtctttttaaatggaaaaataagtGACATTCTATTTCTAGTCAAACCACCTCCACCTACATTCAGTGACCTTAGTGATGATGAGGCATTTGAAATACACTGGGATTCCATCTGTGATCAGCTGAAGAAATTTGTGGGTCTCTGCGATGTCCGATATCGGACTGATGCTGACCAAACCTGGATTGAGGTAACTTTAATTCTAATGTAGTATGAGTCAGTCCTGATGAGTAAACTAATGTCCTGAAAGTACtggaactttttaaaacattagattttctttttgttaacacagaaaaaaggattttatAGCACTTACACGTTTGAAAATCCTGAGAACTGCACAGCTTATGAACTACAAGTTCGTTGTGCCTGTAAAACAAGCTTGGCCAGCAACTGGACCACCAGCCGCAGGATACCGGGCGTAGAGATGGGTGAGATCTCAGCACTGAAAATACCTTGGAAAGTGTTGATACATGCTTATAGATTTTTCAAtatcaaagcaaataaatagcTATATATTGACTCAAGTCTAGTCCTGATCTATTTATAGAacttttttgtgtttgactaaaaaatatatacatatataaaatcTAATGATCAATCTTTTCCCATGAAAGGAAGCAAATGTGGACTAATAAAGACAGGGGTTATCTAAACTGTCCCTTATTGTGAATGTTTGTTAATCAAATATAGGTTTAGAAACTCCAGCTTGGTTTTGTCTGAAACGTAAAGTTTTTGTGGCTCTCACCTTATTTGAGTTACTTGCAAAGGATGAAAAGATGTAAGGTCATCGTTTGCTTCCAGTGTGTTTTCTGGTGTTGCAATCAACCTCAAAGTGACTGTCTGTGATACGCCTTTGTTGTAACTTTACAGTAACTGTACAGTTTCACTTTATGACAATTGAGTGAACAATTCcttaaactaaaaataaaagcaggttAAATTATACAGATGCAGTGGACACATCTAGGGCAGACACTGCAGTATGATCTTTGTGACCTTGCCAATTTGTTTCACTTTAGAGGAAAGTGACTTAGAGATTCCCAAAATAAAGCATTCCATATCCCAGATCAGTTACTGTACTGGCATCAATCAGGCTGAATAAAATAACACTTATGTATAAGGGTTCTGATTTTGCTGGTAACAgccatgttttctttcatttaactGTTTTATCTGATTTTTTAGCCCCCATAGGAAAGCTTGATATATGGATGGACTGTGGGATATCAACGAAAGCCTCCGACTGCTTTCTCACCTGGAAGGTATGTAAACTCAGTCAAGCCACAGGAAGacaaggagaagaaaacaaatctaTATGTCTTTCTACATTAACAGTTCTCTTTCTCTTAAATCAGGAGCTTCCCATTTCTCAGATGTGTGGTGTCATTCTGGGATATGAACTCAGAATTTCTCACGGTGACAAAGAAGAGCTGTTCAACTTGTCCACAACTTTTCCAAACAATCAGCTGAAGTGTGATGAGATGCAGTGCCATTTTGACTCAATAAAGCCCTCAATAAAGAATGCCACATCAGTCAGTTTATCAGCCTACAATGTTCATGGTGCCAATGCACCATCATATCTTCCCAAACTCGTAACAGGTATCAGTTACCCAGCATCTAAAACTAACTTTTATCATTGAAAGATTATAGCttaataattatatatttttgttgTAAATTTTCCAACAGTGTTCCTGTCTTAACATATATTTCTCTTTGTTCAGGTAAAGGAGAAACTCGGCAAGTTTTTTACTTCGAGATGAATGACGAGAACCTTACGGTGTCCTGGGATGTGCCCCCTGTGCTCTCTGACAGCCTGAAAAAATATGTGGTTCAATACAAACAAGCAGCATCTCTCCCGGGCCAGGGATTCAGTTGGGTCAAGTTGAACAAAAGCCAAACAACAGCATTTATTAGAGGTGTGTTTCGTCTATAATTGacatttaattttgtttgcATTGGCAGTTGTTACCTGCATTATCCTGACCAGTGTCTCCATCTATAGGACAGTTTAAAAAATACACAGCCTACCGCATTTCACTGTTCGCTATATCACATGGAAATGTAGTCCATCACCTTTCATCAGCCATCGGATACTCTCAACAAGGAGGTATGTTTTTTGTgactttaaaaatgaatgttAATCATAATTATTTGACATCTGATTGCTTTATAAGAAAAATAACTGATGTCACTTCTCAAACACCTTCAGCTCCCCTGGAAGTCCTATCATTTAAGGTTTTGTCCATTTCTACTACTGATGTTATCCTGGGTTGGGAGCCTTCTTCCCTCTCCAGTCAGAAAGGATTGGTCCTCTACTACCAAATTGGAGtaaatcaaaaagaaaaaggtaatTGATATAGTAAAAAGAGTCTAAACAGttacatactgtatatcacaGCAGTTACAGATATCACCCAGTGACACTCTAGTTCTGTTATATCTGTGGCAGCCATTTTCTGACTTTTTTGCCTGACTATTGAATATTCTTTTGTAGTGTACAATGTGAGTGGAATGGCTCTGAATGAAAGTAAGGCTGAGATGGAGTTGCAACATCTTCGCCCAGGACAAGATTATGAGGTGTGGATCAGGGCAGTGACAGCTGTTGGCCCTGGAAATAAGACCACCCTAAGGTTCAAAACAAACCACCATGAAAATTTTGGTAGTaccttttatttctgttcctgtgtaattttattattttgcaaCTGAATAGGTGACGAATATTGATCACTGGCTACATTTTCATTCTCTTTCAGACTTTCGGAGAGTTTTGGGAATTGTTTGTTCttgctttatttgtttgtttgttgtaatATGGTAAGTAATACATTAATACTTGGCTTCTATTATCTGTTTTCCTAAATTTAATCCTTAAAACATCATTAGATCACTGATGATTGAATTAAATTTACAAAAAGCCAACCTTGTAAGCAGAAAGATTACTATTACTTTCAGTACTGAAGCACTAAAATGCACAGATAATGATCAGTGCCGGTAATACTGAATATGACATTTTTGTATCTGCCAGCGTGTTGACCAGAACGAAGAAAATATCGCAACTTTTGTCTGGGTGTTACTGTAAGAAAATTCCAGATCCTAAAAATAGCCTCATTTTTAGAGAGGCGAAGTGCCAGGTAAGCATCTTTCTCATGCAAATAAACATGATCAATGCCATGAACATGCTGTTCCAGTAAATTCCACTACATGCTCCATTATGTAGTTTCATCCTTGGATTTTGTTTTAACAACCTGCAGAGTCGTGACCCTATGACATGGATCTGCAGTCCTTCCAGGGAGTCACTTCCAAAAATCATCATGTTGGAAGTCGTGTTAATCCAGCCCAGCCTTGCGAAAACCAAGAGCGCTGAGCAACTGAATACACCAATAGCTGGAGAATGGAGCTCATCAATGGAGTGTGAGGAGGATCGCAGAGAGAATGCTGTAACAGAGAAGCATCAGAGGACAGAGTACAAGAAAATGGTTGATTctgatgaggagaggagctggagctcatCAGAGGAAGAGCCATGCACATCAGGGTATGAGAAACACTTCATGCCCACTGCAGTGGACATATTAGGACATTCTTGATTTCTTCAGGTTAACTCATGGAGAGTTTAAGTGATATAATTCCCACTCACTGGATAGTGTTCATGAGCCATGGCAACTGAATCATATCAGGCGAGATGTGTCTCTGAGAGATAATGACCTCAACAGGACAATAAATACTTGAAACTGTATCAGAGCAAGGTTTTCATTCAATGACATTGGAAACCTCATATCCATTAGGCATCATGTGTTTTGACCATATACAGTATGTCTGCCTCATTCTAGGGAAAAGACTATTTAATGTGTGTCTGTAAAATGAAGGAATTCAAGGTACTTCTTGTTTCAGGATcagcagacttttttttttttttacagtataaGCTTCTccgtgcagcccccccccccaccttccccgtTTCTGCTTACGGGATACTCCTGTTTTAGTTTTTCCCGTTTCTACaaagatgtgtttgtgtttattaagtataataaaatgaatgtaaagAGAGAAATTCAGATAATTGTAACTTTTATTAACTAATTAAAAATAAGACTGTGAAGGTAACCAGTGTAGGAATTTGTGTTGTATATGAATGTTTTATCAGTCAAATAAGTTGGTCATTGTAAATTTGACAAACTAGGCCAAAATCTCTGTATTTATTTGACTTTGAACTGGATAAATATCAGTGTTATAAgttttttctgtatttatatttttttggaaaaaatgaTGCATAGTTTGATGAAGTATAGATTGTTAGgtaaatacagtatatagtAACATATTCAAATTTTTAATTCAACCATATATTAAATCTATAAAATCATATACAGTATTGCCCTTTTTTGTTCCTATAATGTATAACGAGAACTTGCATCACACTATTACAACACATGAATATAAGTCATTTATACCGTTTGAATATTTAGATTTACATCTTGTAATTTACATTCTAAacttttgtaaaataaatccaACCTACTTGAAAATACCTTTGGAAACATAAATACCGATTATATCACTGTCTCGGGCAGTTTGCGAAATGTGTCCTCAACGGAAGCCGCGTTGGTTCAATTTTAGGCGGCGTGCTCATTTGAAAGAGAAGAATCACCAAGAAGCACGGGAACAAGGCCTACCACCACTAAGTCAACTTTTAGGTCAATATTGTATGTATGTTTTTTAATCTGCAGTCCTGTCCCATAAAATATGGGTTACATCGGCCAGTGCGCCTCAGTCTATACTGAGTCTATACTTATATagcaaaaaaaatctgttatatagcattagctttagcatcttACGTATACCAGTGTGGTTTTAGCAGCTAACGCAGCCTTATAAAAACGTGTTCAGCTTTGTGCTACATATAGGCTGCTGATATAGTGTCAACCAGGGCAATTGTTACCCGTGTACAGGTGGGAGGTTTTATTTGTGTAAGAGAGGATTGTGTCTAAATTTGTATCTCTGGCAGAAAGACCGaagaattacattttaataccGGTCACATTGGGATTACTCGGGCTGAAATTGCCCTGTCGACTAGGCCCGAGGGAGCCGCGCAACTCTTTCACACGGTGTTTGTTACAATCCTCTTTCAAACAAATGATTTTGTTTGATTACTTATTTTAAATCTCTGTAAAATGGCTAATATTTGCAAGTGCACCAGACAAATTTGTTGGattgaaatcaaacacaaatgGCACACGAATCGAACTGGCTAATGTGGCTAACGTGAACTTTTCTCACTTCTTGTTCATTTTAAGCTTAACATGGTTGCAGGGATAAAATTTATCAGTATGGTGAAGTGTGCTACGGGTCGGTTTCGAAGTAcatttgggggggaggggaaatGTTAAGATCCGAGCCTTTTCAGTAAATTAGAGCAGCAGTTCGGGTGACGTGGGGAGAGGATTAAGTTAGGACGGTTAAGCCGGGTCATGGACGTTTTCAGCCACACGTGTTGTCTAATGTTCCGAATTTTCTTCCCTCCAAATAGATTTTTGCCTTCAATATTGCACTTTTAGTTAGATTTTGCTAATGTTTTACATATATCAAATAGATCTGTTGGTATATTAAAGTATTTAGTAATTTTATCGTTTCACATCAACTGTATTGTAATTAGTTTATCTGCTCATGTGCACATGGGCTTGAGAAATGATGCAAAATGAGCAACACCTGAGCTTTGCTGATGTTGGTTGTATTCGTACTGTCTGATCTGAAGCCCATGTGCGTCTCATCTGTAGTGTATATGCACATATTATAAATATTAGGGATTCAGGCTTGTCTAAATGGATTTGTTTTTCCCCAGGATGGAGTGGCAGCCCGATGAGCAGGGACTTATgcaggtcctccagctccttaaaGACTCGCAGTCGCCcaacacagtcacacagagaGCTGTCCAACAAGTATCCTTACTGGGCTGTTGAGTGGGAGGGTGTGCATTGTAATGATAGTGTATTATATCTTAGAGGTTTCTCACTTTCCACAATTAATGATGGGGCAAAGTCTAAAGGAAGCTCAACCAGTACCATGTTGTTCACCGCTGCTTCACATCCTCGTGTCAGACATTTTCTTTAGCGTTGCCAGAATGGAAAAAGTGTCCATTTATTGCCTGGCTTGGTTTCTTTTAAAGCCTTAACCGTCTTACTAGAAACTTGAACAACTCAATCAGTTCCCCGACTTCAACAATTATCTTATCTTTGTCCTCACGCGCCTTAAATCTGAAGGTGAGTAACTGTTGTAgagagatatatatatatatctagatCTAGATCTAGAtctgtatatatatgtgtgggtgtgggaaGTGCTGCATTGGAAGAAAGCTTAAAGAAAGTGTGTAGTCTTAAAAGCAACATGTTGAGTGCCAGCAGCATACGTGGCAGTCACAAAACGTAaccatttatttatctattagATTTGACTCTTTATTTTTAGCACCTGTGATAATGATGGCGGTTGGGGCTGCTTTTATCTCTTAAAGGGttcattttttccctttcatgTTTGCAGATGAGCCAACTCGCTCTTTGAGTGGCCTGATATTGAAGAATAACGTCAAGGCCCACTACCAAAACTTTCCATCCGGGGTTTCCGATTTTATCAAACATGAATGCCTCAATAACATTGGGGATGCCTCGCTGCTCATTCGTGCCACCATTGGTGAGTTTTTATTTATCCTTTTTTTGCTACCATCTCTCTTTGAATCTTACTCTCTCTCTGGAAATGATGCACAAATAAAATAACCTGACAACTAATGCAGATATTTGTATTCGTACTGTCTGATCCAGCACCAGTACAAAACCTGCTTGTGTTGAGTTGAAACCAGTCTCTGAAatctgtttcttctttcttcaggtATATTGATCACTACAATTGCCTCAAAGGGGGAGCTTCAAACATGGCCTGAGCTGTTGCCCCAGCTCTGTAGCTTGCTTGACTCGGAGGACTACAACACTTGTGAGGTCTGCACATCATCTGCTGTCTGtgcccttttcttctttctgtagatctattgacccccccccatcccaaacaAAAAGTCtgaaacatttttaatgacaGGTTAATGTCTGCTTAGTTGTACATGTCATTGCATTAATTCTAGTTTTAGTGGTATATCTTAGATAAAAGTCAAAGTCATGTATTATTACTTAATCCTTTACAAAGAATTGCACAACCTCATAGTAAATGACAGAAGTCTGCTTcagaaggttttttttgttcattttttggCCCACAACTTGTCAAATATTCAACAAAAAGTGGGCACATTGTGAATGCAGTCTGCCTGTGGCATATCTTCTGATGCCATCTTattctctcctctttgtctgtGTATGTTTGCGTTTTGATTTGACAGCCTCTCTGTGTATGTCCGTGTCTCAGGGCTCGTTTGGAGCACTGCAGAAGATCTGCGAGGACTCGTCGGAGCTGCTGGACAGTGATGCTCTGAACCAACCACTCAACATTATGATTCCTAAATTTCTTCAGTTCTTCAAGCACCGTAGCCCAAAGATTAGGTACTGGATATAAAGAAGCTGCTTATAGTCTTCTAATAGACATTTAAGCTATATATATTCACTTCTATATTATGCCCACTaagtttatttaattttttataccaaaaataaaaaatatatagagaGAAGGAAGTTTGACAGTGCtattaaagacattttaaattcCTTCTCAATTTTCCCTGCAAATACTATGCAGTTGATTTTTCAAACCCTTCTTGTTCTATTGTATTTTTATCCTGTGCCATCACTGCCCACTGCCATGAGAGCATGGTTGTTCTATATTATGCCCACTAGAGGTCACTCTATGATTACTTTTATGCactattaatttattttataaagcaGCTGTTTTCTTCATTGATTTTTAACTCGGTGAGACCTGTTGTTTTCACATCTCAATTTGCAACGTGATTAATGTTGGTTGTTTCCCcccttatttatttgtttatgcaTCTGTATGTTTAACTTCAAGTTATTAACATGAATCCTTCCCCTTTCAGGTCCCATGCCATAGCCTGCGTGAACCAGTTCATCATTTGCAGAGCCCAGGCTCTAATGGACAACATTGACACTTTTATAGAGGTGTGTTTCTATAGCAAATCGTATGTGATTTTCATGACGTCATGGTTATATTTTCTTATGTTTTTCATCAGAGTCTGTTTGCACTGGCGGCAGATGAAGACTCTGAAGTTCGTAAGAATGTGTGCAGAGCTCTGGTCATGTTACTGGAGGTCCGCATCGACCGTCTCATTCCCCATATGCACAGCATCATCCAGGTAGTCATTCTTAATCAATTCTCTTGTGCAAGAATGTGTAAAATATTGAGGACACACCGCTCAGGGAATTTTCAGTCATGCCTCTTGTATCTTCaaaccattttatttattttttttttaaatctatagAGCcactttttatttcatgttttttttctcctgcagtacatgctgcagagaactcaggaccCAGATGAGAATGTGGCCTTGGAGGCCTGTGAGTTTTGGTTGACATTGGCAGAGCAGCCCATCTGTAAAGAAATGCTGTCAGGTCATCTGATGCAGTGAgtggtttattattttatttgttgtatttacttatatttaaatattaaggTTTTTTTGTTGATAATTAGCACCAACCCAttcatattttccttttcttcttgcaGACTTGTACCTATTTTGGTAAATGGGATGAAATATTCAGAAATAGATATCATACTACTAAAGGTGAACCTTTTGATTTTTATACTTTTACAAGTCCTGCATTGTCAATCTGTAAAACCGTACTTAGTGCTCATGTAAAATGTGTCCAGGGTGATGTAGAAGAGGATGAAGCAGTTCCAGACAGCGATCAGGACATCAAACCTCGTTTCCACAAGTCACGCACCGTCACCTTACAGCACGAAGGtggaggggatgaggaggacgaggacatagacgacgacgatgacgacgacgatgacACATTGTCCGACTGGAATCTGCGTAAGTGGCTTGGAAAATGAGCTGAAGAGGTTGTGCATATTTATGCAAATGTGCTAGAAACCACTCTAGTTGACACAGGGTTCAACTGTCACCTGAAGCACGATCATCATGAAAGATCTAAAAgata from Takifugu flavidus isolate HTHZ2018 chromosome 18, ASM371156v2, whole genome shotgun sequence encodes:
- the il12rb2l gene encoding interleukin 12 receptor, beta 2a, like isoform X1; this translates as MVTFRTRWLLPMLLLNLPKCFTLGRRPAPPSTPHCYIPCDVNDCFGDVYCSWEHMQNSQIPTNYSLHWRSTHNNEEQGITRTSFSGLIHRDHFSDPAELFVWVQAKNQYGSAKSNMLIFNTTDIIKPPPPTFSDLSDDEAFEIHWDSICDQLKKFVGLCDVRYRTDADQTWIEKKGFYSTYTFENPENCTAYELQVRCACKTSLASNWTTSRRIPGVEMAPIGKLDIWMDCGISTKASDCFLTWKELPISQMCGVILGYELRISHGDKEELFNLSTTFPNNQLKCDEMQCHFDSIKPSIKNATSVSLSAYNVHGANAPSYLPKLVTGKGETRQVFYFEMNDENLTVSWDVPPVLSDSLKKYVVQYKQAASLPGQGFSWVKLNKSQTTAFIRGQFKKYTAYRISLFAISHGNVVHHLSSAIGYSQQGAPLEVLSFKVLSISTTDVILGWEPSSLSSQKGLVLYYQIGVNQKEKVYNVSGMALNESKAEMELQHLRPGQDYEVWIRAVTAVGPGNKTTLRFKTNHHENFDFRRVLGIVCSCFICLFVVICVLTRTKKISQLLSGCYCKKIPDPKNSLIFREAKCQSRDPMTWICSPSRESLPKIIMLEVVLIQPSLAKTKSAEQLNTPIAGEWSSSMECEEDRRENAVTEKHQRTEYKKMVDSDEERSWSSSEEEPCTSGYEKHFMPTAVDILGHS
- the il12rb2l gene encoding interleukin 12 receptor, beta 2a, like isoform X2; the encoded protein is MVTFRTRWLLPMLLLNLPKCFTLGRPAPPSTPHCYIPCDVNDCFGDVYCSWEHMQNSQIPTNYSLHWRSTHNNEEQGITRTSFSGLIHRDHFSDPAELFVWVQAKNQYGSAKSNMLIFNTTDIIKPPPPTFSDLSDDEAFEIHWDSICDQLKKFVGLCDVRYRTDADQTWIEKKGFYSTYTFENPENCTAYELQVRCACKTSLASNWTTSRRIPGVEMAPIGKLDIWMDCGISTKASDCFLTWKELPISQMCGVILGYELRISHGDKEELFNLSTTFPNNQLKCDEMQCHFDSIKPSIKNATSVSLSAYNVHGANAPSYLPKLVTGKGETRQVFYFEMNDENLTVSWDVPPVLSDSLKKYVVQYKQAASLPGQGFSWVKLNKSQTTAFIRGQFKKYTAYRISLFAISHGNVVHHLSSAIGYSQQGAPLEVLSFKVLSISTTDVILGWEPSSLSSQKGLVLYYQIGVNQKEKVYNVSGMALNESKAEMELQHLRPGQDYEVWIRAVTAVGPGNKTTLRFKTNHHENFDFRRVLGIVCSCFICLFVVICVLTRTKKISQLLSGCYCKKIPDPKNSLIFREAKCQSRDPMTWICSPSRESLPKIIMLEVVLIQPSLAKTKSAEQLNTPIAGEWSSSMECEEDRRENAVTEKHQRTEYKKMVDSDEERSWSSSEEEPCTSGYEKHFMPTAVDILGHS